In a single window of the Micromonospora sp. WMMD1155 genome:
- a CDS encoding GH92 family glycosyl hydrolase, which yields MRQQQPTTAGIVVGMLLAAFLIGTPAPAHSAGPAPAAAMPLTQHVNPFIGTGMSNAPEPVPGGAGGSTVPGPVLPFGMVQFSPDTPLASPSGYRDTDTTVEEFSLTHFNGAGCANNEDIGILPITGRVTTSPGTTWTSYAGKYSKANEVAAPGYYRTVLDNYGATQVELSSTRRSAAMRLTYPSSEKNAQVLLNTSRNATGQRSGSINITGRTVTGTFTGGGFCHSTKTYQIFYWMEFDRTPTASGTWLDNTVSPGSTGTSGVRSGGYLTFDATTSRVVQVKIGISFVSLAGAQANLAAEHPGFAFDTVRANADSEWNAILNRVQVAGGSAVDLQKFYTALYHVLVNPNLASDVDGKYRGFDDQIHSASHPVYQNFSGWDIYRSWAALIALVAPVEASDMAKSMVLAGQHGGLLPKWSQNNNEHAVMMGDPGPIVVSSMYAFGARNFDTGAALTLMDRSSYGGTMQGIPLRARQEGYVARQYVHENAADSLEYSASDFAVAQFARALGDTARYNAYIRRSQWWRNLYYPPSGYLQDRNGDGTWPTPLDPVSQTGYAEGNATQYTWMVPHNYRGLIELMGGRQTAVQRLDHHFTQLNGGLGSPYFYIGNEPEHGVPWIYHFAGVPAKTSAVVRRVVTESFTTGTGGLPGNDDLGATSSWFVWAALGMYPTTPGSDTLALHGPLFPSILIDRPTGDIRIDATNAGKDNPYVQGLSVDGTGTSRPWLRYADIGAGATLSYTMGGSPSNWGTDPDDAPPSLDDGFSPPPAPDLGPNLAAGRLATGSTPCAPDEAPAMAFDGDLGTKWCTLAAEPKVLQVDLGTTQDVTGFVLKNAGLAGESTDLNTQKYTISTSTDGTTWSTKVNPLFRLRVSRSYYPIATTPARHVRLTITEANSVGGAAARIPEFEVYGTGGGPTNLARGGAVTAAPSCTADEGPEKAVNGTVDGGVTDKWCASGTDRWLSVDLGAARPLTTITVRHAGAGAETPAWNTRDYDLRVSEDGDTWTTVAQVRGNTASVTRHGIAVSGRYVRLDVLVPAQNTDASARIYELEVYGLR from the coding sequence GTGCGCCAACAGCAGCCGACAACCGCCGGAATCGTCGTCGGCATGCTCCTCGCCGCCTTCCTGATCGGCACGCCGGCGCCGGCTCACAGCGCCGGTCCGGCACCGGCGGCGGCGATGCCGCTCACGCAGCACGTCAACCCGTTCATCGGCACCGGTATGAGCAACGCGCCGGAACCCGTGCCCGGCGGCGCCGGTGGCAGCACGGTGCCGGGGCCGGTGCTGCCGTTCGGGATGGTGCAGTTCAGCCCGGACACGCCCCTCGCCTCGCCGTCCGGCTACCGGGACACCGACACCACCGTCGAGGAGTTCAGCCTCACCCACTTCAACGGTGCCGGGTGCGCCAACAACGAGGACATCGGCATCCTGCCGATCACCGGACGGGTGACTACCTCGCCCGGCACCACGTGGACGTCGTACGCCGGGAAGTACAGCAAGGCCAACGAGGTGGCGGCACCGGGGTACTACCGGACCGTCCTGGACAACTACGGCGCGACCCAGGTCGAACTCTCCTCCACCCGCCGGAGCGCGGCGATGCGGCTGACCTATCCGTCATCGGAGAAGAACGCGCAGGTCCTGTTGAACACGAGTCGCAACGCGACCGGTCAACGCAGCGGCTCGATCAACATCACTGGTCGCACGGTGACCGGCACGTTCACCGGTGGCGGTTTCTGCCACTCCACGAAGACGTACCAGATCTTCTACTGGATGGAGTTCGACCGCACCCCGACGGCCTCCGGCACCTGGCTTGACAACACGGTCTCGCCGGGTTCGACCGGGACCAGCGGCGTCCGCTCCGGCGGCTACCTCACGTTCGACGCCACCACGAGCCGGGTCGTCCAGGTGAAGATCGGGATCTCGTTCGTCAGCCTGGCCGGGGCACAGGCCAACCTCGCAGCGGAGCATCCCGGCTTCGCGTTCGACACGGTACGCGCGAACGCCGACAGCGAGTGGAACGCCATCCTCAACCGGGTCCAGGTGGCCGGCGGAAGCGCGGTCGACCTGCAGAAGTTCTACACGGCGCTGTATCACGTGCTGGTCAACCCCAACCTGGCCAGCGACGTCGACGGAAAGTACCGCGGCTTCGACGACCAGATACACAGCGCGAGCCATCCGGTGTACCAGAACTTCTCCGGCTGGGACATCTACCGGTCGTGGGCCGCGCTGATCGCGCTGGTCGCGCCCGTCGAGGCGAGCGACATGGCCAAGTCGATGGTGCTCGCCGGACAGCACGGCGGCCTACTGCCCAAGTGGTCGCAGAACAACAACGAGCACGCCGTGATGATGGGCGATCCGGGCCCGATCGTCGTGTCCAGCATGTACGCGTTCGGTGCCCGGAACTTCGACACCGGGGCGGCGCTGACCCTCATGGACCGCAGTTCGTACGGCGGCACGATGCAGGGAATTCCGCTCCGCGCCCGGCAGGAGGGCTACGTCGCGCGGCAGTACGTCCACGAGAACGCCGCCGACTCGCTGGAGTATTCGGCATCCGACTTCGCCGTCGCGCAGTTCGCCCGCGCGCTGGGCGACACCGCGAGATACAACGCGTACATCCGGCGGTCGCAGTGGTGGCGCAACCTCTACTACCCGCCGTCCGGCTACCTTCAGGACCGCAACGGGGACGGCACCTGGCCAACGCCACTCGATCCGGTCAGCCAGACGGGGTACGCGGAGGGCAACGCGACCCAGTACACGTGGATGGTCCCGCACAACTACCGCGGGCTGATCGAGCTGATGGGCGGCCGGCAGACCGCCGTGCAACGGCTCGACCACCATTTCACACAGCTCAACGGCGGCCTGGGCAGCCCGTACTTCTACATCGGCAACGAACCCGAGCACGGCGTGCCGTGGATCTACCACTTCGCCGGCGTACCCGCCAAGACCAGCGCCGTGGTGCGGCGGGTGGTGACCGAGTCGTTCACCACCGGCACCGGCGGTCTGCCCGGAAACGACGACCTCGGCGCCACGTCGTCCTGGTTCGTGTGGGCGGCGCTCGGCATGTACCCGACGACGCCGGGCAGCGACACGCTGGCCCTGCACGGCCCGTTGTTCCCCTCGATCCTCATCGACCGGCCCACCGGCGACATCCGGATCGACGCCACGAACGCCGGGAAGGACAACCCGTACGTGCAGGGGTTGTCCGTCGACGGGACCGGGACCTCCCGTCCATGGTTGCGGTACGCGGACATCGGCGCCGGAGCGACGCTGAGCTACACGATGGGCGGGAGCCCGTCGAACTGGGGGACGGACCCCGACGACGCGCCGCCGTCGCTCGATGACGGGTTCAGCCCGCCGCCCGCGCCCGACCTCGGCCCGAACCTCGCCGCCGGACGTCTCGCGACCGGATCAACACCCTGCGCGCCTGACGAGGCCCCGGCCATGGCGTTCGACGGCGACCTGGGCACCAAGTGGTGCACCCTCGCGGCCGAACCCAAGGTGCTCCAGGTGGACCTCGGCACGACGCAGGACGTCACCGGGTTCGTGCTGAAGAACGCCGGTCTGGCCGGCGAGTCGACGGACCTGAACACCCAGAAGTACACCATCTCGACCTCGACCGACGGGACGACCTGGTCCACGAAGGTCAACCCGCTCTTCCGGCTGCGGGTGAGTCGCAGCTACTACCCGATCGCCACCACACCGGCACGGCACGTGCGCCTCACCATCACGGAGGCCAACAGTGTCGGGGGCGCCGCCGCCCGCATCCCGGAATTCGAGGTGTACGGAACCGGCGGCGGCCCGACGAACCTGGCGCGCGGTGGCGCGGTCACGGCCGCCCCCTCCTGCACCGCCGACGAAGGTCCGGAAAAGGCGGTCAATGGCACGGTCGACGGCGGTGTGACGGACAAGTGGTGCGCGTCCGGCACGGACAGGTGGCTGAGTGTGGACCTGGGCGCCGCCCGCCCGCTGACCACGATCACCGTGCGGCACGCCGGAGCCGGTGCCGAGACGCCGGCCTGGAACACCCGCGACTACGACCTACGGGTGTCCGAGGACGGTGACACCTGGACGACTGTCGCCCAGGTGCGTGGCAACACGGCGAGCGTGACCCGGCACGGCATCGCGGTCAGCGGCCGCTACGTCCGGCTCGATGTGCTGGTGCCTGCCCAGAACACCGATGCCTCGGCGCGCATCTACGAGCTGG
- a CDS encoding cellulose binding domain-containing protein gives MPTPTVACPPALPITANVSGVTTTSVTISYWIFFRPPCGYDPPMTVSLFADREDAQQWRAPVASATSGTAERNGTVTIDRLAPATEYWYRFTDVEGRRDPYMIGSARTAPLTSCRATATIDARWGGGFVATVTVRNTGSEPLDRWRVSWRWSGDERVQSVWGGVAETVGVDVTVRNASYNGALALDGSTTFGVLVAAGAVPDELTLSCAR, from the coding sequence ATGCCCACGCCGACGGTCGCGTGCCCGCCCGCGTTGCCGATCACGGCGAACGTCAGCGGGGTCACCACCACGAGCGTGACCATCTCCTACTGGATCTTCTTCCGTCCGCCCTGCGGCTACGACCCGCCGATGACAGTCAGCCTCTTCGCCGACCGCGAGGACGCCCAGCAGTGGCGGGCGCCGGTCGCCTCGGCGACCTCCGGGACGGCGGAGCGCAACGGCACTGTCACCATCGACCGGCTGGCGCCGGCCACGGAGTACTGGTACCGGTTCACCGACGTCGAGGGCCGACGGGACCCGTACATGATCGGGTCGGCGCGGACCGCTCCGCTGACCTCCTGCCGCGCGACGGCGACCATCGACGCGCGCTGGGGTGGCGGCTTCGTCGCCACGGTCACGGTCCGCAACACCGGGAGTGAACCACTGGACCGGTGGCGGGTGTCCTGGCGGTGGTCCGGTGACGAGCGTGTCCAGTCGGTCTGGGGTGGCGTGGCCGAGACCGTCGGTGTCGACGTCACGGTCCGCAACGCCTCGTACAACGGGGCGCTGGCGCTGGACGGGTCGACGACGTTCGGTGTGCTCGTGGCGGCCGGTGCGGTGCCGGACGAGTTGACGTTGAGCTGCGCCCGCTGA